A part of Salvelinus alpinus chromosome 23, SLU_Salpinus.1, whole genome shotgun sequence genomic DNA contains:
- the LOC139550307 gene encoding transcriptional repressor p66 alpha-like isoform X2 has protein sequence MSEEAVRQTRSQKRALGREISPHDSEAPPTQSDSKKLKLDGAETGDPDQDHESPNKPQPEPQPETTKDDQDLVKPLVKPVVQPEKAMEPELPRLTLPLVLPSHPAQEQEQEQDRAPKQSEQSLENRTERNDRGDQVKVKSEMHLDGQNRTVLSEPKVASSMMTSTEVKATIKVEVQTGEQALDMSTSRGAIKREPRPPSPDDDDDDDDVIVLSDNDSCSPPMNGLNHFKELDTVLLMKSRPEERDRIIKQLKEELRLEEAKLVLLKKLRQSQTQKDALQKPSGLSGSAAPPSLIRGSIAASKGSQQVGSGRSSGTVIPPPLVRGGQQISSKHGSHNSQIIMPPLVRGAQPIAVSPQQIQSLRQQQQQQLSGSGSGSSGPPPLLLAPRANVPGSQAQRGLMQSGLIRVGNVNNASLLVNISQASPTNMKGSSISSQSGNNSVSVVNVNDSPAARQAAAKLALRKQLEKTLLEIPPPKPPAPELNFLPSAANNEFIYLVGLEDVVQNLLDSMMRAKTGLPPVKPAIKEPFTCIQCSTDFTCRWRQDKAKGGTILCADCMSSNQKKALKAEHTNRLKAAFVKALQQEQEIEQRILQQAASPVSHTPSSSSSSSSSPSVKVEHLMSQQLKQVQAQARVSSLQHHHHHQQQNRGQSIARHHSNIKQSPQGQLSRSGIPSVGVRGVSHSFSSSSSQLQSAVAAAALVSRPGKHAHVRPAAQGSKGSSSGNSSRGSAQATAWRKQNINTGVTMAYVNPSLSVHKTSSTVDARQREYLLDMIPSRPISQTANTWK, from the exons ATGTCTGAGGAGGCTGTTCGTCAGACACGCAGCCAGAAGAGGGCGCTGGGGAGGGAAATCTCACCCCATGATTCTGAAGCACCTCCCACTCAGTCTGACAGCAAAAAGCTCAAACTAGACGGGGCCGAGACTGGAGATCCGGACCAGGATCATGAGAGCCCAAATAAACCACAACCAGAACCACAACCCGAAACAACAAAGGATGACCAGGACCTGGTTAAACCTCTGGTCAAGCCTGTGGTCCAGCCTGAGAAGGCAATGGAACCAGAACTACCCCGATTAACATTACCGTTAGTGTTACCATCACACCCGGCGcaagagcaagagcaagagcaGGACCGGGCCCCGAAACAGTCAGAACAGAGCTTAGAGAACCGGACTGAGCGGAATGACCGCGGCGACCAGGTAAAGGTGAAGAGTGAGATGCATCTAGATGGGCAGAACCGGACTGTGCTGTCAGAACCAAAGGTGGCCAGCAGCATGATGACGTCAACGGAGGTGAAGGCTACCATTAAAGTGGAGGTCCAGACAGGAGAGCAGGCTCTGGACATGAGCACCTCTAGAGG CGCCATAAAGAGGGAGCCGCGTCCCCCGTccccagatgatgatgatgatgatgatgatgtcattGTCCTGTCAGATAACGACTCCTGCAGTCCGCCGATGAACGGTTTGAATCACTTCAAGGAGCTGGACACAGTCCTACTCATG AAGAGCAGGCCAGAGGAGAGGGATCGCATCATCAAACAGTTGAAGGAGGAGCTGAGGTTGGAGGAGGCCAAGCTGGTGCTGCTGAAGAAACTACGCCAGAGCCAGACACAGAAGGATGCGTTGCAGAAG CCCTCGGGATTGTCGGGTTCTGCGGCTCCTCCATCTCTGATCCGGGGATCCATCGCAGCTAGCAAAGGCTCCCAGCAG GTGGGGTCAGGTAGGAGTTCAGGCACAGTCATTCCACCTCCTCTGGTGAGGGGCGGGCAGCAGATCTCCTCCAAACATGGCTCCCACAACTCCCAGATCATCATGCCACCTCTGGTTAGAGGGGCACAG CCAATCGCTGTGTCTCCCCAGCAGATCCAGTCTCTccggcagcagcagcaacagcagctgtCAGGGTCTGGCTCAGGGAGCTCTGGCCCCCCTCCTCTGCTGCTGGCCCCCAGGGCCAACGTACCCGGCTCTCAGGCCCAGAGAGGCCTCATGCAGTCAGGCCTCATCAGGGTGGGCAACGTCAACAATGCCAGCCTGCTGGTTAACATCTCAcaa GCCTCTCCAACCAACATGAAGGGTTCTTCTATCTCTTCCCAGTCTGGAAACAACAGTGTGTCTGTGGTCAACGTGAACGACTCTCCTGCCGCCCGTCAGGCTGCGGCTAAGCTAGCCCTGCGTAAGCAGCTGGAAAAGACCCTTCTGGAGATTCCTCCTCCCAAGCCTCCCGCCCCAGAGCTCAACTTCCTGCCCTCGGCAGCCAACAACGAGTTCATCTACCTAGTGGGCCTGGAGGACGTGGTGCAGAACCTGCTGGACTCCATGATGAGAG CTAAAACAGGGTTGCCCCCGGTCAAGCCTGCCATCAAAGAGCCCTTCACCTGCATCCAGTGCAGCACCGACTTTACTTGCCGCTGGAGGCAGGACAAGGCCAAGGGCGGGACCATACTCTGTGCTGACTGCATGTCCTCCAATCAGAAGAAAGCCCTGAAGGCTGAGCACACCAATAGGCTGAAGGCTGCGTTCGTCAAGGCCCTGCAGCAGGAGCAGGAGATAGAGCAGCGTATCCTCCAGCAGGCCGCCTCCCCTGTCTctcacaccccctcctcctcttcctcctcctcctcctctccatcggTGAAGGTGGAGCATCTGATGTCCCAGCAGCTGAAGCAGGTTCAAGCCCAGGCTAGGGTCTCCTCTTTGcagcaccatcaccatcaccagcaGCAGAACAGAGGACAGAGCATTGCACGCCACCACTCCAACATCAAACAG AGCCCTCAGGGCCAGCTCTCCCGTAGCGGTATCCCATCGGTGGGGGTGAGGGGCGTGTCccactccttctcctcctcctcctctcagctgcAGAGCGCTGTGGCCGCTGCGGCCTTGGTCAGCCGGCCAGGTAAGCATGCCCATGTGCGCCCCGCTGCCCAGGGTTCAAAGGGCAGCTCCAGTGGGAACAGCAGCAGAGGTAGCGCCCAAGCCACTGCATGGAGGAAGCAGAACATCAACACAG gTGTGACCATGGCCTATGTGAACCCCAGTCTGTCAGTCCATAAGACCTCGTCCACAGTGGACGCCCGCCAGAGAGAGTACCTCCTGGACATGATTCCATCGCGCCCCATCTCCCAGACAGCTAACACATGGAAATAA
- the LOC139550307 gene encoding transcriptional repressor p66 alpha-like isoform X1: MSEEAVRQTRSQKRALGREISPHDSEAPPTQSDSKKLKLDGAETGDPDQDHESPNKPQPEPQPETTKDDQDLVKPLVKPVVQPEKAMEPELPRLTLPLVLPSHPAQEQEQEQDRAPKQSEQSLENRTERNDRGDQVKVKSEMHLDGQNRTVLSEPKVASSMMTSTEVKATIKVEVQTGEQALDMSTSRGAIKREPRPPSPDDDDDDDDVIVLSDNDSCSPPMNGLNHFKELDTVLLMKSRPEERDRIIKQLKEELRLEEAKLVLLKKLRQSQTQKDALQKVWTHAAKPSGLSGSAAPPSLIRGSIAASKGSQQVGSGRSSGTVIPPPLVRGGQQISSKHGSHNSQIIMPPLVRGAQPIAVSPQQIQSLRQQQQQQLSGSGSGSSGPPPLLLAPRANVPGSQAQRGLMQSGLIRVGNVNNASLLVNISQASPTNMKGSSISSQSGNNSVSVVNVNDSPAARQAAAKLALRKQLEKTLLEIPPPKPPAPELNFLPSAANNEFIYLVGLEDVVQNLLDSMMRAKTGLPPVKPAIKEPFTCIQCSTDFTCRWRQDKAKGGTILCADCMSSNQKKALKAEHTNRLKAAFVKALQQEQEIEQRILQQAASPVSHTPSSSSSSSSSPSVKVEHLMSQQLKQVQAQARVSSLQHHHHHQQQNRGQSIARHHSNIKQSPQGQLSRSGIPSVGVRGVSHSFSSSSSQLQSAVAAAALVSRPGKHAHVRPAAQGSKGSSSGNSSRGSAQATAWRKQNINTGVTMAYVNPSLSVHKTSSTVDARQREYLLDMIPSRPISQTANTWK; this comes from the exons ATGTCTGAGGAGGCTGTTCGTCAGACACGCAGCCAGAAGAGGGCGCTGGGGAGGGAAATCTCACCCCATGATTCTGAAGCACCTCCCACTCAGTCTGACAGCAAAAAGCTCAAACTAGACGGGGCCGAGACTGGAGATCCGGACCAGGATCATGAGAGCCCAAATAAACCACAACCAGAACCACAACCCGAAACAACAAAGGATGACCAGGACCTGGTTAAACCTCTGGTCAAGCCTGTGGTCCAGCCTGAGAAGGCAATGGAACCAGAACTACCCCGATTAACATTACCGTTAGTGTTACCATCACACCCGGCGcaagagcaagagcaagagcaGGACCGGGCCCCGAAACAGTCAGAACAGAGCTTAGAGAACCGGACTGAGCGGAATGACCGCGGCGACCAGGTAAAGGTGAAGAGTGAGATGCATCTAGATGGGCAGAACCGGACTGTGCTGTCAGAACCAAAGGTGGCCAGCAGCATGATGACGTCAACGGAGGTGAAGGCTACCATTAAAGTGGAGGTCCAGACAGGAGAGCAGGCTCTGGACATGAGCACCTCTAGAGG CGCCATAAAGAGGGAGCCGCGTCCCCCGTccccagatgatgatgatgatgatgatgatgtcattGTCCTGTCAGATAACGACTCCTGCAGTCCGCCGATGAACGGTTTGAATCACTTCAAGGAGCTGGACACAGTCCTACTCATG AAGAGCAGGCCAGAGGAGAGGGATCGCATCATCAAACAGTTGAAGGAGGAGCTGAGGTTGGAGGAGGCCAAGCTGGTGCTGCTGAAGAAACTACGCCAGAGCCAGACACAGAAGGATGCGTTGCAGAAGGTATGGACACATGCAGCCAAG CCCTCGGGATTGTCGGGTTCTGCGGCTCCTCCATCTCTGATCCGGGGATCCATCGCAGCTAGCAAAGGCTCCCAGCAG GTGGGGTCAGGTAGGAGTTCAGGCACAGTCATTCCACCTCCTCTGGTGAGGGGCGGGCAGCAGATCTCCTCCAAACATGGCTCCCACAACTCCCAGATCATCATGCCACCTCTGGTTAGAGGGGCACAG CCAATCGCTGTGTCTCCCCAGCAGATCCAGTCTCTccggcagcagcagcaacagcagctgtCAGGGTCTGGCTCAGGGAGCTCTGGCCCCCCTCCTCTGCTGCTGGCCCCCAGGGCCAACGTACCCGGCTCTCAGGCCCAGAGAGGCCTCATGCAGTCAGGCCTCATCAGGGTGGGCAACGTCAACAATGCCAGCCTGCTGGTTAACATCTCAcaa GCCTCTCCAACCAACATGAAGGGTTCTTCTATCTCTTCCCAGTCTGGAAACAACAGTGTGTCTGTGGTCAACGTGAACGACTCTCCTGCCGCCCGTCAGGCTGCGGCTAAGCTAGCCCTGCGTAAGCAGCTGGAAAAGACCCTTCTGGAGATTCCTCCTCCCAAGCCTCCCGCCCCAGAGCTCAACTTCCTGCCCTCGGCAGCCAACAACGAGTTCATCTACCTAGTGGGCCTGGAGGACGTGGTGCAGAACCTGCTGGACTCCATGATGAGAG CTAAAACAGGGTTGCCCCCGGTCAAGCCTGCCATCAAAGAGCCCTTCACCTGCATCCAGTGCAGCACCGACTTTACTTGCCGCTGGAGGCAGGACAAGGCCAAGGGCGGGACCATACTCTGTGCTGACTGCATGTCCTCCAATCAGAAGAAAGCCCTGAAGGCTGAGCACACCAATAGGCTGAAGGCTGCGTTCGTCAAGGCCCTGCAGCAGGAGCAGGAGATAGAGCAGCGTATCCTCCAGCAGGCCGCCTCCCCTGTCTctcacaccccctcctcctcttcctcctcctcctcctctccatcggTGAAGGTGGAGCATCTGATGTCCCAGCAGCTGAAGCAGGTTCAAGCCCAGGCTAGGGTCTCCTCTTTGcagcaccatcaccatcaccagcaGCAGAACAGAGGACAGAGCATTGCACGCCACCACTCCAACATCAAACAG AGCCCTCAGGGCCAGCTCTCCCGTAGCGGTATCCCATCGGTGGGGGTGAGGGGCGTGTCccactccttctcctcctcctcctctcagctgcAGAGCGCTGTGGCCGCTGCGGCCTTGGTCAGCCGGCCAGGTAAGCATGCCCATGTGCGCCCCGCTGCCCAGGGTTCAAAGGGCAGCTCCAGTGGGAACAGCAGCAGAGGTAGCGCCCAAGCCACTGCATGGAGGAAGCAGAACATCAACACAG gTGTGACCATGGCCTATGTGAACCCCAGTCTGTCAGTCCATAAGACCTCGTCCACAGTGGACGCCCGCCAGAGAGAGTACCTCCTGGACATGATTCCATCGCGCCCCATCTCCCAGACAGCTAACACATGGAAATAA
- the LOC139550307 gene encoding transcriptional repressor p66 alpha-like isoform X6, translating to MSEEAVRQTRSQKRALGREISPHDSEAPPTQSDSKKLKLDGAETGDPDQDHESPNKPQPEPQPETTKDDQDLVKPLVKPVVQPEKAMEPELPRLTLPLVLPSHPAQEQEQEQDRAPKQSEQSLENRTERNDRGDQVKVKSEMHLDGQNRTVLSEPKVASSMMTSTEVKATIKVEVQTGEQALDMSTSRGAIKREPRPPSPDDDDDDDDVIVLSDNDSCSPPMNGLNHFKELDTVLLMKSRPEERDRIIKQLKEELRLEEAKLVLLKKLRQSQTQKDALQKVWTHAAKPSGLSGSAAPPSLIRGSIAASKGSQQVGSGRSSGTVIPPPLVRGGQQISSKHGSHNSQIIMPPLVRGAQPIAVSPQQIQSLRQQQQQQLSGSGSGSSGPPPLLLAPRANVPGSQAQRGLMQSGLIRVGNVNNASLLVNISQASPTNMKGSSISSQSGNNSVSVVNVNDSPAARQAAAKLALRKQLEKTLLEIPPPKPPAPELNFLPSAANNEFIYLVGLEDVVQNLLDSMMRAKTGLPPVKPAIKEPFTCIQCSTDFTCRWRQDKAKGGTILCADCMSSNQKKALKAEHTNRLKAAFVKALQQEQEIEQRILQQAASPVSHTPSSSSSSSSSPSVKVEHLMSQQLKQVQAQARVSSLQHHHHHQQQNRGQSIARHHSNIKQSPQGQLSRSGIPSVGVRGVSHSFSSSSSQLQSAVAAAALVSRPGVTMAYVNPSLSVHKTSSTVDARQREYLLDMIPSRPISQTANTWK from the exons ATGTCTGAGGAGGCTGTTCGTCAGACACGCAGCCAGAAGAGGGCGCTGGGGAGGGAAATCTCACCCCATGATTCTGAAGCACCTCCCACTCAGTCTGACAGCAAAAAGCTCAAACTAGACGGGGCCGAGACTGGAGATCCGGACCAGGATCATGAGAGCCCAAATAAACCACAACCAGAACCACAACCCGAAACAACAAAGGATGACCAGGACCTGGTTAAACCTCTGGTCAAGCCTGTGGTCCAGCCTGAGAAGGCAATGGAACCAGAACTACCCCGATTAACATTACCGTTAGTGTTACCATCACACCCGGCGcaagagcaagagcaagagcaGGACCGGGCCCCGAAACAGTCAGAACAGAGCTTAGAGAACCGGACTGAGCGGAATGACCGCGGCGACCAGGTAAAGGTGAAGAGTGAGATGCATCTAGATGGGCAGAACCGGACTGTGCTGTCAGAACCAAAGGTGGCCAGCAGCATGATGACGTCAACGGAGGTGAAGGCTACCATTAAAGTGGAGGTCCAGACAGGAGAGCAGGCTCTGGACATGAGCACCTCTAGAGG CGCCATAAAGAGGGAGCCGCGTCCCCCGTccccagatgatgatgatgatgatgatgatgtcattGTCCTGTCAGATAACGACTCCTGCAGTCCGCCGATGAACGGTTTGAATCACTTCAAGGAGCTGGACACAGTCCTACTCATG AAGAGCAGGCCAGAGGAGAGGGATCGCATCATCAAACAGTTGAAGGAGGAGCTGAGGTTGGAGGAGGCCAAGCTGGTGCTGCTGAAGAAACTACGCCAGAGCCAGACACAGAAGGATGCGTTGCAGAAGGTATGGACACATGCAGCCAAG CCCTCGGGATTGTCGGGTTCTGCGGCTCCTCCATCTCTGATCCGGGGATCCATCGCAGCTAGCAAAGGCTCCCAGCAG GTGGGGTCAGGTAGGAGTTCAGGCACAGTCATTCCACCTCCTCTGGTGAGGGGCGGGCAGCAGATCTCCTCCAAACATGGCTCCCACAACTCCCAGATCATCATGCCACCTCTGGTTAGAGGGGCACAG CCAATCGCTGTGTCTCCCCAGCAGATCCAGTCTCTccggcagcagcagcaacagcagctgtCAGGGTCTGGCTCAGGGAGCTCTGGCCCCCCTCCTCTGCTGCTGGCCCCCAGGGCCAACGTACCCGGCTCTCAGGCCCAGAGAGGCCTCATGCAGTCAGGCCTCATCAGGGTGGGCAACGTCAACAATGCCAGCCTGCTGGTTAACATCTCAcaa GCCTCTCCAACCAACATGAAGGGTTCTTCTATCTCTTCCCAGTCTGGAAACAACAGTGTGTCTGTGGTCAACGTGAACGACTCTCCTGCCGCCCGTCAGGCTGCGGCTAAGCTAGCCCTGCGTAAGCAGCTGGAAAAGACCCTTCTGGAGATTCCTCCTCCCAAGCCTCCCGCCCCAGAGCTCAACTTCCTGCCCTCGGCAGCCAACAACGAGTTCATCTACCTAGTGGGCCTGGAGGACGTGGTGCAGAACCTGCTGGACTCCATGATGAGAG CTAAAACAGGGTTGCCCCCGGTCAAGCCTGCCATCAAAGAGCCCTTCACCTGCATCCAGTGCAGCACCGACTTTACTTGCCGCTGGAGGCAGGACAAGGCCAAGGGCGGGACCATACTCTGTGCTGACTGCATGTCCTCCAATCAGAAGAAAGCCCTGAAGGCTGAGCACACCAATAGGCTGAAGGCTGCGTTCGTCAAGGCCCTGCAGCAGGAGCAGGAGATAGAGCAGCGTATCCTCCAGCAGGCCGCCTCCCCTGTCTctcacaccccctcctcctcttcctcctcctcctcctctccatcggTGAAGGTGGAGCATCTGATGTCCCAGCAGCTGAAGCAGGTTCAAGCCCAGGCTAGGGTCTCCTCTTTGcagcaccatcaccatcaccagcaGCAGAACAGAGGACAGAGCATTGCACGCCACCACTCCAACATCAAACAG AGCCCTCAGGGCCAGCTCTCCCGTAGCGGTATCCCATCGGTGGGGGTGAGGGGCGTGTCccactccttctcctcctcctcctctcagctgcAGAGCGCTGTGGCCGCTGCGGCCTTGGTCAGCCGGCCAG gTGTGACCATGGCCTATGTGAACCCCAGTCTGTCAGTCCATAAGACCTCGTCCACAGTGGACGCCCGCCAGAGAGAGTACCTCCTGGACATGATTCCATCGCGCCCCATCTCCCAGACAGCTAACACATGGAAATAA
- the LOC139550307 gene encoding transcriptional repressor p66 alpha-like isoform X5 → MSEEAVRQTRSQKRALGREISPHDSEAPPTQSDSKKLKLDGAETGDPDQDHESPNKPQPEPQPETTKDDQDLVKPLVKPVVQPEKAMEPELPRLTLPLVLPSHPAQEQEQEQDRAPKQSEQSLENRTERNDRGDQVKVKSEMHLDGQNRTVLSEPKVASSMMTSTEVKATIKVEVQTGEQALDMSTSRGAIKREPRPPSPDDDDDDDDVIVLSDNDSCSPPMNGLNHFKELDTVLLMKSRPEERDRIIKQLKEELRLEEAKLVLLKKLRQSQTQKDALQKPSGLSGSAAPPSLIRGSIAASKGSQQVGSGRSSGTVIPPPLVRGGQQISSKHGSHNSQIIMPPLVRGAQQIQSLRQQQQQQLSGSGSGSSGPPPLLLAPRANVPGSQAQRGLMQSGLIRVGNVNNASLLVNISQASPTNMKGSSISSQSGNNSVSVVNVNDSPAARQAAAKLALRKQLEKTLLEIPPPKPPAPELNFLPSAANNEFIYLVGLEDVVQNLLDSMMRAKTGLPPVKPAIKEPFTCIQCSTDFTCRWRQDKAKGGTILCADCMSSNQKKALKAEHTNRLKAAFVKALQQEQEIEQRILQQAASPVSHTPSSSSSSSSSPSVKVEHLMSQQLKQVQAQARVSSLQHHHHHQQQNRGQSIARHHSNIKQSPQGQLSRSGIPSVGVRGVSHSFSSSSSQLQSAVAAAALVSRPGKHAHVRPAAQGSKGSSSGNSSRGSAQATAWRKQNINTGVTMAYVNPSLSVHKTSSTVDARQREYLLDMIPSRPISQTANTWK, encoded by the exons ATGTCTGAGGAGGCTGTTCGTCAGACACGCAGCCAGAAGAGGGCGCTGGGGAGGGAAATCTCACCCCATGATTCTGAAGCACCTCCCACTCAGTCTGACAGCAAAAAGCTCAAACTAGACGGGGCCGAGACTGGAGATCCGGACCAGGATCATGAGAGCCCAAATAAACCACAACCAGAACCACAACCCGAAACAACAAAGGATGACCAGGACCTGGTTAAACCTCTGGTCAAGCCTGTGGTCCAGCCTGAGAAGGCAATGGAACCAGAACTACCCCGATTAACATTACCGTTAGTGTTACCATCACACCCGGCGcaagagcaagagcaagagcaGGACCGGGCCCCGAAACAGTCAGAACAGAGCTTAGAGAACCGGACTGAGCGGAATGACCGCGGCGACCAGGTAAAGGTGAAGAGTGAGATGCATCTAGATGGGCAGAACCGGACTGTGCTGTCAGAACCAAAGGTGGCCAGCAGCATGATGACGTCAACGGAGGTGAAGGCTACCATTAAAGTGGAGGTCCAGACAGGAGAGCAGGCTCTGGACATGAGCACCTCTAGAGG CGCCATAAAGAGGGAGCCGCGTCCCCCGTccccagatgatgatgatgatgatgatgatgtcattGTCCTGTCAGATAACGACTCCTGCAGTCCGCCGATGAACGGTTTGAATCACTTCAAGGAGCTGGACACAGTCCTACTCATG AAGAGCAGGCCAGAGGAGAGGGATCGCATCATCAAACAGTTGAAGGAGGAGCTGAGGTTGGAGGAGGCCAAGCTGGTGCTGCTGAAGAAACTACGCCAGAGCCAGACACAGAAGGATGCGTTGCAGAAG CCCTCGGGATTGTCGGGTTCTGCGGCTCCTCCATCTCTGATCCGGGGATCCATCGCAGCTAGCAAAGGCTCCCAGCAG GTGGGGTCAGGTAGGAGTTCAGGCACAGTCATTCCACCTCCTCTGGTGAGGGGCGGGCAGCAGATCTCCTCCAAACATGGCTCCCACAACTCCCAGATCATCATGCCACCTCTGGTTAGAGGGGCACAG CAGATCCAGTCTCTccggcagcagcagcaacagcagctgtCAGGGTCTGGCTCAGGGAGCTCTGGCCCCCCTCCTCTGCTGCTGGCCCCCAGGGCCAACGTACCCGGCTCTCAGGCCCAGAGAGGCCTCATGCAGTCAGGCCTCATCAGGGTGGGCAACGTCAACAATGCCAGCCTGCTGGTTAACATCTCAcaa GCCTCTCCAACCAACATGAAGGGTTCTTCTATCTCTTCCCAGTCTGGAAACAACAGTGTGTCTGTGGTCAACGTGAACGACTCTCCTGCCGCCCGTCAGGCTGCGGCTAAGCTAGCCCTGCGTAAGCAGCTGGAAAAGACCCTTCTGGAGATTCCTCCTCCCAAGCCTCCCGCCCCAGAGCTCAACTTCCTGCCCTCGGCAGCCAACAACGAGTTCATCTACCTAGTGGGCCTGGAGGACGTGGTGCAGAACCTGCTGGACTCCATGATGAGAG CTAAAACAGGGTTGCCCCCGGTCAAGCCTGCCATCAAAGAGCCCTTCACCTGCATCCAGTGCAGCACCGACTTTACTTGCCGCTGGAGGCAGGACAAGGCCAAGGGCGGGACCATACTCTGTGCTGACTGCATGTCCTCCAATCAGAAGAAAGCCCTGAAGGCTGAGCACACCAATAGGCTGAAGGCTGCGTTCGTCAAGGCCCTGCAGCAGGAGCAGGAGATAGAGCAGCGTATCCTCCAGCAGGCCGCCTCCCCTGTCTctcacaccccctcctcctcttcctcctcctcctcctctccatcggTGAAGGTGGAGCATCTGATGTCCCAGCAGCTGAAGCAGGTTCAAGCCCAGGCTAGGGTCTCCTCTTTGcagcaccatcaccatcaccagcaGCAGAACAGAGGACAGAGCATTGCACGCCACCACTCCAACATCAAACAG AGCCCTCAGGGCCAGCTCTCCCGTAGCGGTATCCCATCGGTGGGGGTGAGGGGCGTGTCccactccttctcctcctcctcctctcagctgcAGAGCGCTGTGGCCGCTGCGGCCTTGGTCAGCCGGCCAGGTAAGCATGCCCATGTGCGCCCCGCTGCCCAGGGTTCAAAGGGCAGCTCCAGTGGGAACAGCAGCAGAGGTAGCGCCCAAGCCACTGCATGGAGGAAGCAGAACATCAACACAG gTGTGACCATGGCCTATGTGAACCCCAGTCTGTCAGTCCATAAGACCTCGTCCACAGTGGACGCCCGCCAGAGAGAGTACCTCCTGGACATGATTCCATCGCGCCCCATCTCCCAGACAGCTAACACATGGAAATAA